The Ichthyobacterium seriolicida sequence TCGTAAAAAGCTGTAGAAATAGATTTTGAATGAGGAATGATTTGATAAAAAAACATCAAATAGGTTATAAATATCTCAGGCTCTAAACTCTGTTGTTCTAATATTAATTTTCCACCAAACCATATTATCAATATTATTATAAAGGATCCTATAACTTCGCTTATAGGAGAAGACATCTCTCTCCTAAACATCACAGAATTTTTCAGTTTATAATCGATATGATTGCTTTTTAGAAATTTATCGTATGTTCTTTTTTCCGATACAAATGCTTTTACAATTGATATTCCAGATATTGTTTCATCTAATATGGATAGGAGTTTATCCTGTTGTGACTTTTCTTTTGATGCTATCTTTTTTAAATTTTTGCCTACAAAACTAATAATGATAATCCCTATAGGCATAGTAACTAATACAAATATTGTGAGTTGAGGACTCATAATAAATAGAATTATCAATGATGCTATTATCATTATAGGATCTTTGAAAATCATACTTATAGAATTCAAAATAGCATTTTGTATCTCTACTATATCAGTTGTAAAATGAGATATTAGATCGCCCCTATTTTTATCAGAAAAATATCCTATGTGTAGGTTTAATATTTTCTTATAGAGTTTATTCCTTATGTCTCGCTCTATGGTATTACGTATTTTAACTGCAAACATGGAGGCAAAATATCTAAATATATTTTTTAATACAAAGGCAGCGCCCGCAAAAATACATGTTATCTCTAGTACTTTTATTTTACCATTTTGAATTATTGAATTGTATATGTTATAGTTAATTGTTTTTTCTAAAAAATTTTTTATGTCTAAAATTCCCTTGTAAACAGGTATTTCTAATATTGGTTCTACATTATTTATGAGTACTTTCAAAATTGGAATCAAAGTGGCTAAGGAAAAAAGTGAAAATAATATCACGAGCAAGCCAAATAGAAACACACAGAATATCTCTATTTTATAAGGTTTAGCTATTTTCAATACCTTAAATAGGTTTTTCATTAATGATTTTTTAGAATATTATACATCTGTTTAGCTGCTCTAGCAGAGGCACCTTTTTCACCCAGTATATTATACAGCATATGGTAATCTTCCAATATTTTTTTTCTGTTTTCACCTTTTAATATTGAGCCCAATTCTTTCTTTAGAAGATTTTTGTTTAAACGATTTTGTATCAGTTCGACTACGGCTTTTTTATCTAAGATTATATTCACTAAGGAGATATATTTTATTTTGAGTGAAATTATTTTTGTGATTATTTGATAATTTATAAAACTAGTTTTATAGCATACTACTTGTGGGACTCTAAATAGAGCTGTTTCAAGAGTTGCCGTGCCTGATGTTACCAAAGCTGCATGAGAATGATTAAGCAAATCATAAGTTTTATTATAAGCTATTGGAATATCTATATCACCTATAATTTTCTCATATATATGTTTAATCTTCAAAGAGGTAGCAGCCAATACAAATTGATATTCCTTAAACAGATCAATTTGCGTTAACATAATGGGCAACATTTTTGTTATCTCTTGTTTTCTACTACCAGGCAAAAGAGCTATTATAGGTTTGTCATTATCTATAGATAATTCATCTCTCAGTTGTTTTTCTGAAATTCTTTTTTCATTGCTAATTTCATCTAAAAGGGGCATTCCCACATAATTGACATCTATGTCTTTTTTTTTGTAAAAGTCAACTTCAAATGGAAATATTACAAACATCCGATCCACGTTTTTTCTTATTTTCTCCACACGAGAATTTTTCCATAGCCAAGCCTTAGGAGAGATATAATAGAATACTTTTATTCCCAGGGATTTAGCAAAAGCGGCTATTCTCAAATTAAAACCTGGATAGTCTACCAAGATAATCACATCTGGATTGAAGGATTTAATATCATTTTTACATATCCTTAGGTTTTTGATTATAGTTTTTATATTTATGAGGATCTCTAAAAAGCCCATAAATGAGAGATATTTATAGTGTCTGACCAATTGTAATCCTTCATTTTGCATGAGGTCTCCACCAAATCCTCTAAATACAGCGGATTTATCTATTGATTTGAGTTCTTTTATGAGTTTAGATGAATGAAGATCACCAGAAGGTTCCCCAGCTACGATATAATATTTCATTTGCTTTTTCAGATCAAGCAAATATATCAACTCTGCTTTACATGAATTATAACAATATCTCAGTTAGATTAGAGATAAATTTATAACATAAAAAAAGGGGCCAAAAAGCCCCTTTTGATTTAAAAATAATTAATTGTGATTTTCGAATACTATTAACTAGTAGGAGCATCAGCATTAATTGTTAATTTATAGTATTTTTTAGTCATTCCATCTTGAGCTACTACCGTGAATTTGTATTCTGTTTTTGTACCAGCAGTTGAAGAATGACATTTAAGGTCTGTTGTAGTAGTGCTAGTAGTTCCGCCTGTTTTAACTCCAGTAATTGGATTGACATTATTACAAGTAGCAGTACTGCTGCTGCAAGCAGTATCACCAACCTCAATATAAGCCCCATTTGGAAGAATTAAAGCATCTGCTTTGAAATAATCGGTATTACCAACTCCAGCAGTCTTAAGCTCCCCATATTTAGAATCATCAGACTCACTGTCCTTACCAGTTTGCCCTTTTCTAAGTTCAAACTCAAATGGTTTAGCTTCTGTACCATCATTAGGACTATTGCTAGCAGTATTAGCAGCAGCATAATGAGCTTTAACTATTGAGTTAGCTGCTATAGTAGTAGTTCTAAACGAAGCTTTGGCATTAATCCCACTGTCAGCAACAGTAAATTTAAAATCATCTTGTCCTATAATAGCGTTATCCGAAGGAGTATCATGAATAAATACCACTTTAAAAGATTTCTTAATAAGAACCTTGCCATCTTTGTCTTTTCTTTTGATTTCTAAAACTTGGCTAACACCACCAATTTTTTTCAATTCAGCATGAACTAATTGAGTGCTAATCTCATAATCAAAAGGCACAGTAGAGTCAGCTAATTTAGTATCTCCTAAATAAACATTTTCACCAGGTTTTTTATTAAGGGTAATCGTAGCCTTAAGTGTTGCAGCAGTACTTATATTTAATGTTTTATCAAATGGCACTGTTACTTTAATAACAGTATCACCTTGAATAACTGCAGGAAATTCTGTAGCTAAGTCAGCATATGTAACAGCGGGAGTCTTTTTTACAAAAAGAGCTGCATAAGCAGGAGTAGCGGTATTAGGGTTTGTTGCAGTGGTGCTATTTTTAGCTTTTGTAAATACAATGCGTTTAATGTTCGCAATTGTGTTCTGTATAGCTTCTTCCTCTGTTTTAGGTCCTTCACTTGGTTTGTTACAAGAAAAGATTATCGACCCAAGCGTTAGTAATGATAAAATGTTTTTAAATATTTTGTTTGTTTTCATATCTAATTATTGTTAAAAAATAAATGTCAACGACCTAAATGAATAACTAAGCCAGTGACCCCAAACTAAAGAGCTAAGGTAGTAGCTTTATTTTAATTTAGAAGTTTTTTATTTATCCCTTGAACTAAAATGGACATAAAAAAATCCCCCAACTTTTAGCTAGGGGATCGAAAAAGGGGCAAAAAAGCCCCTTTTGATTTTAAAATAATTAATTCAATTTTTGAATAATATTAACTAGCTAGGAGCTTGAGCGTTAATAGTTAATTTATAATGTTTTTTAGTCGTTCCATCTTGTGCTACTACTGTGAATTTGTATTCACTTTTTTTGGTAGACCCTTCAGCATTACCTTTAAGATTTTGACCATCAGTAGTAGATTTTGTGTTTCCAGTAATTGGATTAACGCTATTACAGGTAAAAACGTTACTAGTGTCACTAGTAGGATAAGGTATATCGCCAATCTCAATAAAAGCCCCATCTGGAAGTTTTAAAGCATCTGCTTTGAAATAAGTAGTAGCATTAGCTCCATTAGTTTCTGGAAGTTCACCATTTGCAGAATCATCATTACTGCTGCTGCTGCTACCTTTCCCTATTCTAAGCTGAAATTCAAAGGGTTTAGCCTCTGTACCGTCTTTATCGCCACCAGAAGGCGACACATAATGAGCTTTTACTATTGAGTTAGCTGTTCTAGCTGTTGTAAGTGTTCTAAAATTAGCAATCACATTAACTCCAGTACCAGCAACAGTAAATTTAAAATCATCTGGTTTTATCTCACATTTGTCAGATTTAGTTTCTGAGAACTTAAGAACTACGGTATATTCTTTTACAGAAATAGGGTCATTAGCAGTAGCTCCAGGTTTAGTGAATCTAAAAACTTTTTTAGTAGATGCAGCGCTTAATTTCTCCTTAGTAAGCTCCGTTATAGGTACTTCAAAAGTAATATCCGCAGTAGTACCGTTGATAGTAGTCTCCCCTAATTTAACGCCTTGAGCAGCAGATTTAAAAGTAATAGTAGCCGTAGCACTAGCCTTACCTGTTAAGTTTGTAAACTTTGAGTTAAACGGAAGTTTTATATTTATGATACTATCTCCTACTATATCTGCTGTTTCAATCAAAAACATAGCTGGATAACCGTTGTCGGTTTCACTATCAGTTTTAGTTTTGTTCTTATCCCTAGCAGGAGTTCTTGTAATAAATAACTTTTCATAAAACTCGGAAACATTAGTTTCTTTTAGATTTTTAGCTTTCTCAAATTTCAGAGAAGTAACTACTAAGTCTAAAGCTTTTAAGTTTTGACCTTCCCTAGGGTCTTCAGATGGTTTAGAACAAGAAAAAACCACAAGACCAAGAGTCAGTAATGATAAAATGTTTTTAAATATTTTGTTTGTTTTCATAATTTAAATAATTAATTGTGATTTTGAATAATACTAATTACGTACCAGTAGGAGCAGTAGCATTAATTGTTAATTTGTAGTATTTTTTAGTCGTTCCATCCTGAGCTACTACTGTGAATTTGTATTCACTTTTTTTAGTAGATGCATCAGTATTACCTCTAAGATTTTGACCATTGTTAATAGATTTTGTGTTTCCAGTAATTGGATTAACGCTATTACAGGCAAAAACATTACTATCGGCACTAGCAGGATAAGGCGTATTGCCAACTTCAATATAAGCCCCATCTGGAAGTTTTAATGCATCTGCTTTGAAATAAGTAGTCTCAGTGGCTCCAGTAGTTTTTGGAAGTTCACCATTTTCAGAGTCATTGCCATTATTAGTGGTGTCGGTACTTTTGCCTATTCTAAGTTGAAATTCAAATGGTTTAGATTCTGTACCATCATTAGCATTACTGGTGGTAGTATTAGCAGCAGCATAATGAGCTTTAACTATTGAGTTAGCTGCTCTAGTTGTGCCAGTAATAGCTCTAAAATTATTAATAGCGTTAATTCCATTGGAAGCAACAGTAAATTTAAAATCATCTGGTTTTATCTCACATTTGTCAGATTTAGTTTCTGAGAACTTAAGAACTACGGTATATTCTTTTACAGAAATAGGGTCATTAGCGGTAGCTCCAGGTTTAGTGAATCTAAAAACTTTTTTAGTAGATGCAGCGCTTAATTTCTCCTTAGTAAGCTCCGTTGTAGGTATTTCAAAAGTAATATCCGCAGTAGTACCGTTGATAGTAGTCTCCCCTAATTTAACGCCTTGAGCAGCAGATTTAAAAGTAATAGTAGCCGTAGCATTAGCCTTACCTGTTAAGTTTGTAAACTTTGAGTTAAACGGAAGTTTTATATTTATGATACTATCTCCTACTATATCTGCTGTTTCAATCGAAAACATAGCTGGATAACCGTTGTCGGTTTCACTATCAGTTTTAGTTTTGTTTTTATCCCTAGCAGGAGTTCTTGTAATAAATAACTTTTCATAAAACTCGGAAACATTAGTTTCTTTTAGATTTTTAGCTTTCTCAAATTTCAGAGAAGTAACTACTAAGTCTAAAGCTTTTAAGTTTTGACCTTCCTTAGGGTCTTCAGATGGTTTAGAACAAGAAAAAACCACAAGACCAAGAGTCAGTAATGATAAAATGTTTTTAAATATTTTGTTTGTTTTCATAATTTAAATAATTAATTGGAGTTTTTGAAGCCTACTAACTAGGAGCGTTAGCGTTAATAGTTAACTTGTAGTATTTTTTAGTCGTTCCATCTTGAGCTACTACAGTGAACATATAACTATGAGCGTCAGTTGCAGTAGAAGAATATATTTTAAGCTGCTGACCATCAGTGCTTGAACTAGTATTTCCAGTAATTGGATTGACACTATCACAAATTATCTTATTACCAGTAGCAGTAGTAGGACAAGCAGTTTTACCAACCTCAATATAAGCCCCATCTGGAAGTTTTAATGCATCTGCTTTGAAATATTGGCTAGCAGTAGCTCCAGTAGTAGCTACAAGCTCCCCATTTGCAGAGTCGCCAGCAGTAGTAGCATCTTTACCTTTTCTAAGCTCAAACTCAATTGCATCAGTTTTACTTGACCCTCTCTTACTGCTATTACCAGTAACATAATGCGCAAATACTTTATCACCAGCTGCTTTAGCAGTAGAATTAACGCTTCTAAAAGAAGCTGTGAGATTAGCCGCACCAGAAGTAGCAGTATTAACTACAAACCCAAAAGCATCTTGTTCTATAGTACATAGATCAGATTTAGTTTCTGAGAACTTAAGAACTACGGTATATTCTTTTACTGAAGGAGCGTCTGTAGGAGTAGCTCCAGGTTTAGTAAATCTAAAAACTTTTTTAGTAGATGCAGCGCTTAATTTCTCCTTAGTAAGCTCCGTTGTAGGTACTTCAAAAGTAATATCCGCAGTAGTACCGTTGATAGTAGTCTCCCCTAATTTAACGCCTTGAGCAGCAGATTTAAAAGTAATAGTAGCCGTAGCACTAGCCTTACCTGTTAAGTTTGTAAACTTTGAGTTAAACGGAAGTTTTATATTTATGATACTATCTCCTACTATATCTGCTGTTTCAATCGAAAACATAGCTGGATAACCGTTGTCGGTTTCACTATCAGTTTTAGTTTTGTTTTTATCCCTAGCAGGAGTTCTTGTAATAAATAACTTTTCATAAAACTCGGAAACATTAGTTTCTTTTAGATTTTTAGCTTTCTCAAATTTCAGAGAAGTAACTACTAAGTCTAAAGCTTTTAAGTTTTGACCTTCCTTAGGGTCTTCAGATGGTTTAGAACAAGAAAAAACCACAAGACCAAGAGTCAGTAATGATAAAATGTTTTTAAATATTTTGTTTGTTTTCATAATTTAAATAAATTAATTGGAGTTTTTGAAGCCTACTAACTAGGAGCGTTAGCGTTAATAGTTAACTTGTAGTATTTTTTAGTCGTTCCATCTTGTGCTACTACTGTGAATTTATAACTAATAGAGCTAGTAAAACCTTTAAGGTCTGTTGTAGTAGCGTTAGCAGTTCCACCTGTTATAATTCCAGTAATTGGATTGACATTATTACATTCGCTAGTAGTGCAAGCATCAGTACTAGTTCCAATTTCAATAAAAGCACCATCTGGAAGTTTTAATGCATCTGCTTTGAAATAAGTAGTAGCATTGGCTGTTTGCTCAAGCTCTCCCATTGTAGAGTCATCACCAGTACCAGTATTCTTTTTAGTTCTAAGCTGAAATTCAAATGGTTTAGCCTCTGTGCCGTCTTTATCATTATTATTAGGAGCAACATAATGAGCTTTTACTATAGTGCCAGCTTCCCTGGCAGGTGAAGTAGTTCTAAAAGAGCCTACAATATTATGTGTAGTATCAACAGTAAATTTGAAATCATTTTGTCCTATAGTACAAAGATTCGAAGGAGCATTATGAACAAATACCACTTTAAAAGATTTCTTAATAAGAACATTACCATCTTTGTCTTTTCTTTTGATTTCTAAAACTTGGCTAACACCACCTGTACTTTTTATTAACTCACTATGAACCAATTTAGTGCTAATAGGATAATCAAAAGGAGCGGTAGAATCTGTTAATTTTTTGTCTCCTAAATAAACATTTTCACCAGGTTTTTTATTAAGAGTAATTGTAGCTGTTAGTGTTGCAGCAGTACTTATGTTTAATGTTTTATCAAATGGCACTGTTACTTTAATAACAGTATCACCTTGAATAACTGCAGGAAATTCTGTATCTAAGTCAGCGTATGTAACAGCAGGAGTCTTTTTTACAAAAAGAGCTGCATAAGCAGGAGTAGCGGTATTAGGGTTTGTTGCAGTGGTGCTATTTTTAGCTTTTGTAAATACAATGCGTTTAATGTTCGCAATTGTGTTCTGTATAGCTTCTTCCTCTGTTTTAGGTCCTTCACTTGGTTTGTTACAAGAAAAAACTACTAATCCAAGCGTTAGTAATGATAAAATGTTTTTAAATACTTTGTTTGTTTTCATAATTTAAATAATAAATTGTGATTTTGAATAACACTAAGCACCAGTAGGAGCAGCAGCATTAATTGTTAATTTATAATATTTTTTAGTCGTTCCATCTTGTGCTACTACTGTGAATTTGTATTCACTTTTTTTAGTAGATCCCTCAGCATTACCTTTAAGATTTTGACTATTAGTGCCGCCAGTAATTGGATCAACACTATCACAAATAAAAACACCACTATTTTCAGTAGTAGGACAAGCAGTTTTACCAACTTCAATATAAGCCCCATTTGGAAGAATTAAAGCATCTGCTTTGAAGTAAGTAGTAGCAGTAGCTCCATTAGTTTTTACAAGCTCTCCATATTTAGAATCATCAGATTCACTGTCCTTGCTATCTTGTCCTATTCTAAGCTGAAATTCAAATGGTTTAGCCTCTGTACCGTCTTTATCACCATTAGAAGGAGCCACGTAATGAGCTTTAACTATTGAGTTAGCTGCTCTAGTTGTGCTAGTAATAGCTCTAAACGAAGCTGCAAGGTTAAAATTAGCACTAGCAACTTTAAATCCAAAATCAGTAGGTTTTATAGTACAATCTTGAGATTTAGTTTCTGAGAACTTAAGAACTACGGTATATTCTTTTACAGAAATAGGGTCATTAGCTATAGCTCCAGGTTTAGTGAATCTAAAAACTTGTTTAGTAGATGCAGCTTCTAATGTCGCCTTGGTAAGATCTCTTGCAGCTACTTTAACAGGAAGCTCTGCCTCTGTTCCTTTAATAGGAAGCTTTTTGCCGTCTTTATCTTCTAAGAAAACATCAACAGCAGATTTAAAAGTAACCTTGGCCTTAATAATTATATCCGTTGATAATGCTACAAAATTTGGGTTATAAGGAAATTTTATAAAAATAGTGTCTCCTTTTATATCCCCATCTTTAGCTTCAAACTTATCTGGATAACCGTTAGAACCTTCGTCGGCAGCTAATTTTTTGTCTCTAGCAGGAGTTCTTGTAATGAAGAGCTTTTCGTAAAGCTCAGATACTTCAGTCTTTCCACTATTTAGATTTTGAGCTTTCTCAATCTTCACAGAAGTAACTTCTAAGTCTAATGTTTTTGAGTTTTGATCTGCCTTGGGGTCTTCAGTTGGTTTATTACAAGAAAAAACCACAAGACCAAGAGTCAGTAATGATAAAGTATTTTTAAATATTTTGTTTGTTTTCATAATTTAAATAATTAATCGTGATTTTGAATACTACTAACTAGTAGGAGCAGCAGCATTAATAGTTAACTTGTAGTATTTTTTAGTCGTTCCATCTTGTGCTACTACTGTGAATTTATATTCGACTGCTGTACCAGATGTAGAATGACCTTTAAGGTCTGTCTGACCAACTGTAGCGGTAGTTGTTCCACTCTTGATTCCAGTAATTGGGTTGACATTGTTACAATCATTAGTATTGCAAGCAGCAGTGGTAGCATCAACTTCAATATAGGCTCCATCTGGAAGTTTTAAAGCATCTGCTTTGAAATAATCGGTATTACCAACTCCAGCAGCAAGGAGCTCGCCAGGAGTTTTACTGCTATCTGCACTCTTTCTAAGTTGAAATTCAAAGGGCTTATCCTCTGTCCCTTTCCTATCTTCACCAGTAGGAGTAACATAATGAGCTTTTATTGTAGTGTCAGCTGTAGGGGTAACAGCATTTGTTCCCACTGGAGTAAAGTTAGTAATGGTGTTAATACCACTGGCAGCAATAGTAAATTTAAAATCATCTTGTCCTATAATAGCGTTATCCGAAGGAATATCATGAACAAAGACCACTTTAAAAGATTTCTTGATTAGAACATTGCCATCTTTGTCTTTTCTTTTGATTTCTAAAACTTGGCTAACACCTCCTGTACTTTCTATTAAATTGGCATGAACCAATGTAGTGCTAATAGGATAATCAAAAGGAGCGGTAGAGTCTGTTAATTTTTTGTCTCCTAAATAAACATTTTCACCAGGTTTTTCATTGAGAGTAATTGTAGCTGTTAGCGTTGTAGCAGTATTTATATTTAATGTTTTATCAAATGGCACAAGTACTTTAATAACACTATCTCCTTCAATAACTGCATCAAATTTTATATATATATCATCAGTGTATGGAAGAGCTGGGGTCCTTTTTACAAAAAGAGCTGCATAAGCAGGAGTAGCAGAAGTGTTTTCTGTTGCGCTATTTTTCTCCTTTTTAAACACAATGCTTTTAATATTCGCAATTGCTTTCTGTATATTTTCTTCCTCTATTTTAGGTCCTTCACCTGGTTTGTTACAAGAAAAGATCACCACCCCAAGAGTTAGTAGTGATAAAAGGTTTTTAAATATTTTGTTTGTTTTCATAATTTAAATAATTAATTAATCGTGATTTTGAATAATACTAATTACTACCAGTAGGAGCATCAGCATTAATAGTTAACTTGTAGTATTTTTTAGTCGTTCCATCTTGTGCTACCACTGTGAATTTGTATTCACTTTTTTTACTAGATGCATCAGCATTACCTTTAAGATTTTGACCATTAGTAATAGATTTTGTGTTTCCAGTAATTGGATTAACGCTATTACAGGCAAAAATATTACTATTAGCAGTAGCAGGATAAGGCGTATCGCCAATCTCAATAAACGCCCCATCTGGAAGTTTTAATGCATCTGCTTTGAAATAAGCAGTAGCTTCAACTCCAGTAGTTTTAAGCTCGCCATCCGTAGTATCAGTAGGGGTTGGAGTACTAGCAGTACTTTTAGCCTTTCTAAGCTCAAACTCAAATGGTCTGGTTTCTGTGCCATCTTTATCATTGCTATTAGGAGCAACATAATGAGCTCTAACTATATCGCCTGTTGTTTTAGTTGCTCTAAAAGAAGCTATAAGATTAGCATTACTAGTACCACCAACTTTAAACCCAAAAGCATCTGGTTCTATAGCACATAGATCAGATTTACTATCTGAAAACTTAAGAACTACGGTATATTCTTTTACAGAAATAGGGTCATTAGCTATAGCTCCAGGTTTAGTGAATCTAAAAACTTGTTTAGTAGATGCAGCTTCTAATGTCGCCTTAGTAAGATCTCTTGCAGCTACTTTAACAGGAAGCTCTACCTCTGTTCCTTTAATAGGAAGCTTATTGCCGTTTTTATCTTCTAAGAAAACATCAACAGAAGATTTAAAAGTAACCTTAGTCTTAATAATCATATCCGCTGATAATGCTACAAAATTTGGGTTATAAGGAAATTTTATAAAAATAGTGTCTCCTTTTATATCCCCATCTTTAGCTTCAAACTTATCTGGATAACCGTTAGAACCTTCGTCGGCAGCTAATTTTTTGTCTCTAGCAGGAGTTTTAGTAATAAAGAGCTTTTCGTAAAATTCAGAAACCTCAGTTTTCTTTGACTCATTTAGATTTTGAGCTTTCTCAAT is a genomic window containing:
- a CDS encoding ABC transporter ATP-binding protein — its product is MKNLFKVLKIAKPYKIEIFCVFLFGLLVILFSLFSLATLIPILKVLINNVEPILEIPVYKGILDIKNFLEKTINYNIYNSIIQNGKIKVLEITCIFAGAAFVLKNIFRYFASMFAVKIRNTIERDIRNKLYKKILNLHIGYFSDKNRGDLISHFTTDIVEIQNAILNSISMIFKDPIMIIASLIILFIMSPQLTIFVLVTMPIGIIIISFVGKNLKKIASKEKSQQDKLLSILDETISGISIVKAFVSEKRTYDKFLKSNHIDYKLKNSVMFRREMSSPISEVIGSFIIILIIWFGGKLILEQQSLEPEIFITYLMFFYQIIPHSKSISTAFYDIRRASASVDRIWNVLYTKNEIKDSESSIEINDFKDEIVFDSISFSYGREDLIKEFSLTIKKGQNIALVGKSGGGKSTLIKLLPRFYDIEKGNIYLDKTDIRDIKKHSLRSLIAMVTQDSILFNDTVYNNITMGLDTYTQQEVINAAKVANAHEFITQLKYGYQTNIGQGGNKLSGGQKQRLCIARAILKNPPIMLLDEATSSLDAESEIHLQKALDNIIKEKTSIIVAHRLSTIQRADIIVVIEKGRIVEKGSHRDLLDKKSVYHKLIQLQSFD
- the lpxB gene encoding lipid-A-disaccharide synthase, with translation MKYYIVAGEPSGDLHSSKLIKELKSIDKSAVFRGFGGDLMQNEGLQLVRHYKYLSFMGFLEILINIKTIIKNLRICKNDIKSFNPDVIILVDYPGFNLRIAAFAKSLGIKVFYYISPKAWLWKNSRVEKIRKNVDRMFVIFPFEVDFYKKKDIDVNYVGMPLLDEISNEKRISEKQLRDELSIDNDKPIIALLPGSRKQEITKMLPIMLTQIDLFKEYQFVLAATSLKIKHIYEKIIGDIDIPIAYNKTYDLLNHSHAALVTSGTATLETALFRVPQVVCYKTSFINYQIITKIISLKIKYISLVNIILDKKAVVELIQNRLNKNLLKKELGSILKGENRKKILEDYHMLYNILGEKGASARAAKQMYNILKNH